The following proteins come from a genomic window of bacterium:
- a CDS encoding 5'-nucleotidase C-terminal domain-containing protein, with amino-acid sequence MRKFWPFLAIFAVSVLIFGLSRPASAEIYNFVFLHTGDTEGHLLPFTLDDPAYAQLGTTGKPVGGIPKRHMFITTKRQAKKLNWVLLDSGGALGGTPLSNLYQGFVDIEMMNRLKYDAMALGLREFGFGQEVLKDRMAQAEFPMLCANAKRADSGELVGKAYAIIERGGLRLGVFGLISGQAADRINPNLIEGISFDDPIATAKSLIAELSAKCDVIIALTHQGIAADIQLAVECPDIDIVVGGMDGTELEVPMLVGDTLIVHAGKWGKKVGMLKCTFEGEKESGYKIRYFDETLIPMDGKWVDNTDILKILRDYEKKLDSKLGVVICELDKDYSDLKIRATETELGNLCAEIAREFAGTDIAFLSAASVRASLPGGPVTVGDVYSAFPFDHVLVSFELTGAEIQRLLDQGASKIGRPGFPLVSGLSFGIFGGRAYEAAVRGVNLLPDSSYTVVTTDYIASGGDGYGVFQDKKPLVYTGVSLRDAVEAYLRQHSNASFAADGRIYFLTEQPETTEVYIPEETDTEPEAAEPIEAAPEVPLEGEIVNLEDVAPEGSSGQPVMVEEIYLGVAELTEDNLHYAFAVLPRESGGAQLYEFRLTVTNVGDINKLINFKTFQRVDFRVKEENRLVWNWAARRYWKNEVDSLTLLPGESLYFNAFWDGSENSGVQAGKKLYKFEGEFLYTQGKTLGFTSLLEWHPQAIGAAPALTTAPSAAAEEQPEAGAPSEEASPPEGESGSEEADGGEEGESGDGGSEESGSGGSGWF; translated from the coding sequence ATGCGCAAGTTTTGGCCGTTTTTAGCGATTTTTGCGGTCTCCGTCTTGATTTTCGGGCTATCCAGGCCCGCCAGTGCGGAGATATACAACTTCGTCTTTCTTCATACCGGGGACACCGAAGGACACTTGCTGCCCTTCACCCTGGATGATCCTGCCTACGCGCAATTGGGCACCACCGGCAAGCCGGTTGGCGGCATCCCCAAGCGCCATATGTTCATTACGACGAAGCGTCAGGCGAAGAAGCTCAATTGGGTTCTTTTGGATAGCGGCGGAGCTTTGGGCGGTACGCCGCTTTCGAACTTATACCAGGGCTTCGTCGACATCGAAATGATGAACCGCCTCAAGTACGACGCCATGGCTCTGGGGCTGCGGGAATTTGGCTTCGGGCAGGAAGTGCTGAAAGACAGAATGGCGCAAGCAGAGTTTCCAATGTTATGTGCAAACGCAAAACGCGCTGATTCCGGGGAACTTGTTGGAAAGGCCTATGCGATAATCGAGCGCGGCGGATTGAGGCTCGGCGTGTTCGGACTTATTTCCGGGCAGGCGGCGGATCGGATTAATCCGAATTTGATCGAAGGTATTTCGTTTGATGACCCCATAGCGACCGCAAAATCCCTAATTGCCGAACTTTCTGCAAAGTGCGACGTGATAATAGCCTTGACCCATCAGGGAATCGCCGCGGACATCCAGCTCGCCGTCGAATGTCCCGACATCGACATTGTGGTAGGCGGGATGGATGGCACCGAGCTTGAAGTTCCGATGCTCGTGGGAGACACGCTGATCGTACATGCCGGAAAATGGGGCAAAAAAGTTGGGATGCTTAAATGCACCTTTGAGGGTGAAAAGGAGTCTGGATACAAAATACGTTATTTCGACGAAACGCTCATCCCGATGGACGGGAAGTGGGTGGATAACACAGATATCCTGAAAATCCTTCGCGACTACGAAAAGAAGCTCGATTCCAAACTCGGCGTCGTCATTTGCGAGCTGGATAAAGACTACTCCGACCTCAAGATACGTGCAACCGAAACCGAACTTGGGAACTTGTGCGCTGAAATCGCGCGGGAATTCGCCGGTACGGACATCGCATTTCTTTCCGCGGCAAGCGTGCGCGCCTCGCTGCCGGGCGGCCCTGTAACCGTCGGAGACGTTTACAGCGCGTTTCCCTTCGATCACGTTCTGGTCAGCTTCGAGTTAACTGGTGCCGAAATTCAAAGGCTTTTGGATCAAGGCGCATCGAAAATAGGCAGGCCCGGTTTTCCGCTTGTTTCTGGATTGTCATTCGGGATATTTGGGGGCAGGGCGTATGAAGCAGCGGTTCGGGGCGTTAATCTCCTGCCCGACTCCTCATACACTGTTGTTACGACGGATTACATCGCGAGCGGAGGCGACGGATACGGCGTTTTTCAAGACAAAAAGCCGCTTGTCTACACCGGCGTTTCTTTGCGCGACGCGGTCGAAGCGTATCTGCGGCAGCATTCCAACGCATCGTTTGCTGCTGACGGCAGAATTTACTTTTTGACCGAGCAGCCGGAAACAACTGAAGTTTACATTCCCGAGGAAACGGACACAGAGCCGGAAGCGGCGGAGCCCATTGAGGCCGCACCGGAAGTTCCTCTGGAGGGCGAAATCGTGAACCTCGAAGACGTTGCTCCCGAGGGGTCTTCCGGGCAGCCCGTTATGGTCGAGGAAATTTATCTTGGAGTGGCGGAACTCACGGAGGATAATCTTCACTATGCATTCGCCGTGCTTCCAAGGGAGTCCGGCGGTGCGCAGTTGTACGAGTTCAGGTTGACGGTTACAAACGTCGGGGACATCAACAAACTGATAAACTTCAAAACTTTCCAACGCGTGGACTTCCGCGTCAAGGAGGAAAACCGCCTGGTCTGGAATTGGGCTGCCCGAAGGTACTGGAAAAACGAGGTGGACTCACTTACACTGCTTCCCGGCGAATCGCTTTATTTCAACGCATTCTGGGACGGCTCGGAAAACAGCGGCGTCCAGGCCGGCAAGAAACTGTATAAGTTCGAAGGAGAATTCCTTTATACGCAAGGCAAAACGCTCGGATTCACCAGCTTGCTTGAATGGCATCCACAGGCCATCGGCGCGGCTCCAGCCTTGACAACTGCGCCTTCCGCCGCTGCCGAAGAACAACCTGAAGCAGGCGCTCCC
- a CDS encoding DUF108 domain-containing protein: MAYAAALGDLPLSLYALCDIVPSKAVELRESAGSSWSAHGTFADSPPFVLALEDLVAECDYILECASSDAVKDVVAAGTAACVETDRPRTAVIMSVGGLAQISNDELRYAEVGGLRIAVPSGAIGGLDAILAMRESGVFCATLTTTKPPKSLGRSDKEAAVVFEGSASEAIKAFPKNINVAMTLFLALGSNVPLTVKIVSDPAVLVNTHQVEVEGGAGKVTITLENEPHPEVPRTSLLAAKSAIATLRKLAAGFVTGT; this comes from the coding sequence GTGGCATACGCAGCTGCGCTGGGCGATTTGCCGCTTTCGCTTTATGCGCTTTGCGATATAGTCCCGTCAAAGGCGGTTGAGTTGCGCGAAAGCGCCGGGTCATCCTGGTCGGCCCATGGGACTTTCGCGGATTCGCCTCCGTTTGTGTTGGCGCTTGAAGATCTGGTCGCGGAATGTGACTACATTTTGGAATGCGCCTCTTCAGATGCTGTCAAGGATGTAGTTGCGGCCGGCACTGCAGCCTGTGTTGAAACCGACAGGCCGCGAACAGCCGTCATTATGAGCGTGGGCGGACTTGCGCAAATATCCAACGATGAGCTTAGATACGCCGAAGTGGGCGGTCTTCGCATTGCGGTTCCCAGCGGAGCTATCGGCGGATTGGATGCAATCCTTGCGATGCGTGAGTCGGGGGTATTTTGCGCGACTTTGACCACGACCAAACCCCCCAAATCACTTGGAAGAAGCGATAAGGAAGCGGCTGTTGTGTTTGAAGGTTCTGCGTCCGAAGCCATCAAGGCGTTTCCAAAGAATATTAACGTGGCGATGACGCTCTTTCTTGCTTTGGGAAGCAATGTGCCTTTGACCGTTAAAATTGTTAGCGACCCGGCTGTTTTGGTGAATACACATCAAGTGGAAGTGGAAGGCGGTGCCGGAAAGGTGACGATAACGCTTGAAAACGAGCCGCACCCTGAAGTGCCGCGGACAAGTTTGCTTGCCGCCAAAAGCGCGATTGCGACACTTCGCAAGCTCGCCGCTGGATTCGTCACTGGAACATAA
- a CDS encoding flagellar basal body L-ring protein FlgH, whose amino-acid sequence MNKYAVKTAIAMLFFAIVFGGIPGRADSLFPADSSAVDLYHRKPKKYRPGDIILVKIDETALAQTETTTGLSGEHKTDVDFTNTGILDAVLSPLWRLIGLNGKLSQNTKNEYDGKGDTDRKGKLSATVSVLVVDVLEDGNLVVEGRKEVKVNHETQILVISGVVRPQDIDQDNTIPSNRLADTRVEYVGEGALSKKMKPGFISRVFDILF is encoded by the coding sequence ATGAACAAATACGCCGTTAAAACTGCGATCGCGATGTTGTTTTTTGCGATTGTGTTCGGGGGAATTCCCGGCCGCGCGGATTCGCTTTTCCCCGCGGATTCGTCCGCGGTGGATTTATACCACCGCAAGCCGAAGAAATACCGTCCAGGCGACATTATTCTGGTCAAGATCGATGAGACCGCTCTGGCCCAAACCGAAACAACGACGGGGCTTTCCGGCGAACACAAAACCGACGTGGATTTCACCAATACGGGCATTCTCGATGCGGTGCTTAGCCCGCTCTGGCGATTGATCGGGCTCAATGGCAAGCTTTCGCAGAATACGAAGAATGAATACGACGGAAAAGGTGATACAGACCGCAAGGGGAAGCTTTCGGCTACGGTCAGCGTGCTGGTCGTGGATGTGCTTGAGGATGGGAACCTTGTCGTCGAAGGGCGCAAGGAAGTCAAGGTCAACCACGAAACGCAGATTCTCGTGATTTCCGGAGTAGTGCGCCCGCAGGACATAGACCAGGACAACACGATACCGTCCAACCGGCTTGCGGATACCCGCGTGGAATATGTCGGTGAAGGCGCTCTGTCGAAAAAGATGAAGCCGGGATTCATCAGCCGCGTATTCGACATTCTGTTCTAG
- a CDS encoding flagellar basal body P-ring protein FlgI — MTFRYIASAALFFALFFASNQAEAARLKDIASLDGVRINRLIGFGLVGGLAGTGDDPKSAVYTAAAIAGMLSQFGFQVDPASIKVKNFAAVAVTADFPAYYRGGDKLDVTVSSIGSAKSLEGGILYRTILTADDGEIYAVAQGPVSLGDFIGGGAGEAGGRQKRNTTVGRVVGGAIVEREVPSTVLKEDGTIRYNLHQPDFTTAQNIALRIEELLGRDSASALDGGTIAVRVPAAFANDLVPFVSVLESLDIETDAVAKVVINQRTGTIVMGGDVGIKPVAVAHGSLSISVGNDGDVDAGSGSERRSEALIRVNAGDVVAGLNALGAKPQDIVAIFEAMAAAGALEGVLEVI; from the coding sequence ATGACTTTCAGATACATAGCGTCGGCCGCATTGTTTTTTGCGCTGTTTTTCGCCTCAAATCAGGCGGAAGCGGCGCGGCTTAAAGACATTGCTTCCCTCGACGGCGTCAGGATAAACAGGTTGATCGGTTTTGGGCTGGTGGGCGGCCTCGCTGGAACCGGCGACGATCCCAAGTCCGCCGTTTACACGGCGGCGGCTATCGCGGGGATGCTGTCGCAGTTTGGCTTTCAGGTTGATCCGGCAAGTATAAAAGTGAAAAATTTTGCTGCTGTTGCAGTGACCGCGGACTTTCCGGCGTATTACAGAGGCGGGGACAAGTTGGACGTTACCGTTTCCTCGATCGGCTCGGCGAAAAGTCTTGAAGGAGGGATTCTTTACAGGACGATATTGACTGCCGATGATGGCGAAATTTACGCCGTAGCACAGGGGCCGGTCAGCCTGGGCGATTTTATCGGAGGAGGAGCCGGAGAAGCGGGTGGAAGGCAGAAGCGGAACACGACGGTGGGCCGTGTTGTCGGTGGTGCGATTGTCGAACGGGAGGTACCTTCAACGGTACTCAAAGAGGACGGCACTATCAGGTACAACCTTCACCAACCGGACTTTACAACCGCCCAAAATATCGCTTTGAGAATAGAAGAGCTGCTCGGTCGGGATTCCGCTTCCGCGCTTGATGGAGGAACTATTGCCGTGCGCGTGCCGGCTGCTTTCGCGAACGATCTGGTTCCATTCGTGTCAGTCCTCGAATCGCTGGACATCGAGACAGACGCGGTTGCAAAAGTTGTTATTAACCAACGCACAGGAACCATAGTAATGGGAGGGGATGTGGGAATTAAGCCTGTCGCAGTCGCACACGGCTCGCTGTCGATCAGCGTGGGCAACGACGGGGATGTTGATGCAGGCTCCGGCAGCGAAAGACGGAGCGAAGCGTTGATACGTGTTAATGCAGGCGATGTTGTTGCTGGACTGAATGCCCTGGGTGCAAAACCACAAGACATTGTCGCGATATTCGAAGCGATGGCTGCGGCAGGCGCTCTTGAGGGAGTTCTGGAAGTTATTTAA
- the nadC gene encoding carboxylating nicotinate-nucleotide diphosphorylase: MLNDLELIKLALAEDIGTGDITTEAISSVVSAREASASLVARESGVLSGSQLVHFVYSALPGVVEVRFRSADGARFDSGATIADLRGDPKTILTGERLALNLLSRMCGVATRTRQLADLISDTETEILDTRKTTPLWRKWEKRAVLHGGGVNHRMGLYDHVLVKDNHIRAAGGLRKALEAARDGSSPVYKLEVEIESLADLETAIELGADWVMLDNMSPADVKKGVEIARGRVVLEASGGINASNIREYAETGVDYVSSSEITQSARPLNLALDFH; encoded by the coding sequence ATGCTTAATGACCTTGAATTGATTAAACTAGCGCTTGCAGAAGACATCGGAACGGGCGACATAACAACGGAAGCGATTTCGTCGGTAGTATCGGCTCGCGAGGCTTCGGCGTCCCTGGTCGCGCGCGAGTCGGGAGTGCTTTCGGGAAGCCAACTGGTACACTTTGTCTATTCAGCACTTCCCGGAGTTGTCGAGGTTAGATTCAGATCTGCAGACGGTGCCAGGTTCGATTCCGGTGCGACAATCGCGGATTTGCGAGGCGATCCGAAAACGATACTGACAGGCGAAAGGCTTGCACTGAATTTGTTGTCAAGGATGTGCGGCGTCGCTACGCGCACGCGCCAACTCGCCGATCTGATTTCCGACACTGAAACAGAAATACTGGACACACGAAAAACGACTCCGCTTTGGCGCAAGTGGGAAAAGCGCGCGGTTCTTCACGGGGGAGGGGTGAACCACAGGATGGGGCTGTACGATCACGTTTTGGTCAAAGACAATCATATTCGGGCTGCCGGCGGGCTAAGAAAGGCGCTTGAAGCGGCGCGTGACGGCTCCTCTCCCGTGTACAAGCTTGAGGTCGAAATCGAATCGCTCGCGGACCTTGAAACTGCAATCGAGCTCGGTGCGGATTGGGTGATGCTGGATAATATGTCTCCCGCCGACGTCAAAAAGGGCGTGGAGATTGCACGCGGCCGTGTTGTGCTTGAAGCATCGGGCGGCATAAACGCTTCCAACATTCGGGAATACGCCGAAACCGGCGTTGATTACGTTTCTTCCAGCGAAATCACGCAAAGCGCCCGGCCGCTGAACCTCGCGCTGGATTTCCACTAG
- the flgA gene encoding flagellar basal body P-ring formation protein FlgA — MKVKFGMIAGVLAAVLAAHCALPAAAAGIIIHLHREAVIEGPYIELSEIAEIDAPQDRLDEIKDLRLGIAPALGREFLYRRTDLISRLNFAGYAESEYSVTGADSVLIKRAGTSISGKSVAEFLESEIKSRFGESAKVVWKTKLPDLQVRQGEVELKLSYPSGREGALPISILICADGSLVGQHPLSRYAAFKVPIVLALETIPRGAEIAPGMIDCEVRTLPPGRPVVSTIAECIGLEAKRTIGAGEEISPDSLLKPFDVCQGDSVSVRISRGAVDIETEGTAMESGYLGDRILVRIGSTGRSLRGILAASGFVLVTFDDDA, encoded by the coding sequence ATGAAAGTCAAATTCGGGATGATTGCGGGTGTTCTTGCGGCAGTGCTTGCTGCTCACTGCGCCTTGCCTGCGGCCGCCGCGGGCATCATCATCCACCTTCATCGGGAAGCGGTTATTGAAGGGCCATATATCGAGCTTTCCGAAATTGCGGAGATTGATGCGCCTCAAGACAGGCTGGATGAAATCAAAGACTTGAGGCTGGGAATTGCGCCGGCCCTCGGCCGCGAATTCCTTTATAGGCGGACGGACCTCATCTCCAGATTGAATTTTGCCGGATACGCAGAAAGCGAATACTCGGTTACCGGAGCAGATTCCGTCTTAATCAAAAGGGCAGGGACCTCGATTTCCGGAAAGTCAGTTGCCGAATTTCTTGAATCTGAAATCAAGTCCCGGTTTGGCGAAAGCGCGAAGGTTGTTTGGAAGACAAAATTACCTGACCTGCAGGTAAGGCAAGGCGAAGTGGAACTGAAGCTTTCCTATCCTTCCGGGCGGGAAGGCGCATTGCCAATCTCTATACTAATTTGTGCGGACGGCAGCCTTGTCGGGCAGCATCCGCTTTCACGGTACGCTGCGTTTAAAGTACCGATTGTGTTGGCGCTCGAAACGATCCCGCGCGGCGCGGAGATTGCTCCGGGAATGATCGATTGCGAGGTGCGCACATTGCCTCCGGGGCGTCCCGTGGTGTCCACAATTGCGGAATGCATAGGGCTGGAGGCGAAAAGAACGATAGGCGCGGGCGAGGAAATTTCACCGGATTCGCTTTTAAAGCCATTCGACGTGTGCCAAGGTGATTCTGTTTCCGTTCGGATTTCACGGGGAGCCGTGGACATCGAGACTGAAGGAACGGCGATGGAATCTGGCTACCTTGGCGACCGCATCCTTGTCCGGATCGGCAGTACCGGGCGGTCGCTTCGCGGCATTCTTGCAGCTTCTGGTTTTGTGTTAGTGACTTTTGATGATGATGCCTAG
- a CDS encoding PKD domain-containing protein: MAGCEGLGLPGAPADRTESRAPKEKDVEAPPKTPVEKSDYIGENGGRLAFGNCELIVPRGALRSKQYVTVKFPQEQHGQAIKETHHQLFPTGFIFEKPALIKIKYDPGNLSGFEAEDLVVGILVEGVWREIGGSIVDADNLTVSAPLDYLSEVALVVKSTSRAKVNAPPDASFTFATIALEDGRQRVEYDAAASSDTDGKIVRYDWDFDGDGVFDYSSPTSPAASYLFPKVGVYTTILKVTDNGLKPNVAFATQPIEIDMLFPPKTPDKLGINVSVNPPGGKVPITLNFAASAVGGMSPYRVLWDFGEGKTAEIMNPSYKFEKEGKYKVNVYLADESGQELARQLTVNLQSYGLEPKYQLPLKVSLVPSAESGDAPFAVDYTIKVKNGREPFKWKLEFGDEPADAPIEPGSGAKVTHTYERPGLYLARIIVTDADMATGTAFVLVTARAAEGGASLEGRETARDYFSARFGRFGLVPSQSKENPLVFSFMVKGTGSDALVSWDFGDGFKSSEPSPKHEFAKEGVFEVKAEIVESGERRSETLYLPVGSVPTVAIQGDRTVKGLAPLAFAPVCIANGLNQPAEYTWDFGDGATSSEASPSHIFPAEGTYNVTVTAVSGETRAVSEPIQVVVLPRAEELRNPVLCSIRGENESVAEIWMLDASGEQGYRLPISIHAPTGAGLYLSPDGAYAGYLTEGGVAVIETWTGLESFSFVPAEGKAVGVAVPRFGNPVFVSVEKETSKSVYVYSSKSGLVDLTPEECSADLLAITDVGDSILLACRKGQEKTASLIRLDFDAESGRWGKPSELASDVQDAAISGDGNVILFVTSKRALMELAGDSGVEQVSGSAAVKSSLTLSKDGHFAAWIEGVSGSQNRIMVAKRTDEGHLEMADFTEATGISAERVALLPSGNSLVVYSTLKTGDDAVESTGLFLIDATVPNPLPVFIAKAGPEFSIASAR; encoded by the coding sequence GTGGCCGGCTGTGAAGGGCTCGGCCTGCCGGGCGCGCCCGCAGATCGCACGGAAAGCCGCGCGCCGAAGGAAAAGGATGTAGAAGCTCCGCCCAAAACTCCGGTCGAAAAAAGCGATTACATCGGCGAAAACGGCGGCCGGCTGGCATTCGGAAATTGCGAGCTCATCGTTCCCCGCGGAGCGCTTCGCTCCAAGCAGTACGTTACGGTTAAATTCCCTCAGGAGCAACATGGTCAGGCCATAAAAGAGACGCATCACCAGCTTTTTCCGACCGGCTTCATATTTGAAAAACCCGCGCTGATAAAAATCAAATACGATCCGGGCAATCTTTCGGGATTCGAAGCGGAAGACCTGGTGGTGGGAATTTTGGTCGAAGGCGTATGGAGGGAAATCGGCGGAAGCATCGTCGACGCCGACAATTTAACCGTAAGCGCTCCGCTGGATTACCTGTCGGAGGTGGCGCTGGTCGTCAAAAGCACGAGCCGGGCGAAAGTCAACGCGCCGCCAGATGCTTCCTTCACGTTCGCCACGATCGCTCTCGAAGACGGCAGGCAAAGGGTTGAATACGATGCCGCCGCGTCCAGCGATACCGATGGAAAGATAGTGCGGTACGACTGGGACTTTGACGGCGATGGTGTGTTCGATTATTCCAGCCCGACTTCTCCCGCGGCTTCGTACCTATTTCCCAAGGTTGGCGTTTACACAACTATATTGAAGGTGACCGATAACGGTCTCAAGCCTAATGTTGCGTTCGCGACCCAGCCGATTGAAATTGATATGCTTTTTCCTCCAAAGACTCCTGACAAGCTCGGAATCAACGTTTCCGTTAATCCTCCCGGCGGGAAGGTGCCGATTACGCTCAATTTCGCAGCGAGTGCGGTGGGCGGCATGTCACCGTACCGTGTGCTTTGGGATTTCGGCGAAGGCAAAACCGCCGAAATTATGAATCCGTCGTACAAGTTCGAAAAGGAAGGGAAGTACAAGGTCAACGTCTATCTCGCCGACGAGTCAGGCCAAGAGCTGGCGCGCCAGCTTACCGTGAATCTCCAAAGCTATGGACTTGAGCCCAAGTACCAACTTCCGCTAAAGGTGTCGCTTGTTCCGAGTGCCGAATCGGGCGACGCCCCGTTTGCGGTCGATTACACGATTAAGGTGAAGAATGGGCGCGAGCCTTTCAAATGGAAGCTGGAATTCGGGGACGAACCAGCGGATGCTCCAATCGAGCCGGGTAGCGGCGCAAAGGTAACCCACACTTACGAGCGTCCGGGGCTTTACCTGGCACGCATTATAGTTACGGATGCGGATATGGCGACCGGAACCGCTTTCGTCTTGGTAACTGCTCGTGCAGCAGAAGGCGGGGCGTCGCTTGAAGGCAGGGAAACCGCCCGCGACTATTTCTCCGCCCGCTTTGGTAGATTCGGGCTTGTTCCCAGTCAGTCCAAGGAAAACCCGCTAGTATTTTCGTTCATGGTAAAGGGAACCGGAAGCGACGCGCTTGTCTCCTGGGACTTCGGGGATGGATTTAAAAGCTCGGAGCCTTCGCCAAAGCATGAGTTTGCAAAAGAGGGCGTTTTTGAAGTGAAGGCGGAAATCGTAGAATCCGGGGAAAGGCGCTCCGAAACCCTTTATCTTCCCGTGGGAAGCGTTCCAACAGTTGCGATCCAAGGCGATCGCACGGTGAAAGGATTAGCTCCGCTGGCGTTCGCTCCGGTTTGTATCGCGAACGGTCTCAATCAGCCTGCTGAATACACCTGGGATTTCGGGGATGGCGCAACTTCTTCGGAGGCGTCGCCATCGCACATTTTTCCTGCAGAGGGAACTTACAACGTTACGGTAACGGCCGTTTCCGGTGAAACGCGTGCGGTTTCGGAACCAATCCAGGTAGTGGTGCTTCCAAGGGCGGAGGAGCTGCGCAATCCTGTTTTGTGCTCGATCCGTGGAGAAAACGAAAGCGTCGCAGAGATATGGATGTTGGATGCTTCTGGAGAGCAGGGATACAGGCTTCCGATCTCAATTCATGCACCGACAGGCGCGGGTTTGTATTTAAGTCCGGATGGTGCATACGCGGGATACCTTACAGAAGGCGGAGTTGCGGTTATCGAAACTTGGACCGGCCTGGAATCGTTTTCATTTGTTCCCGCAGAGGGGAAGGCGGTCGGGGTCGCTGTTCCCAGGTTCGGAAATCCGGTTTTTGTTTCCGTGGAAAAGGAAACTTCCAAGTCGGTGTACGTGTATTCATCCAAAAGCGGGCTAGTAGATTTGACCCCGGAGGAATGCTCGGCGGACCTTCTCGCGATTACGGATGTTGGTGATTCGATTCTGCTTGCATGCCGGAAAGGACAGGAAAAAACCGCCTCCTTAATTCGACTTGACTTTGATGCGGAATCTGGAAGATGGGGCAAGCCGAGCGAGCTTGCAAGCGACGTACAGGATGCAGCCATCAGCGGTGACGGCAACGTAATTTTGTTTGTCACCTCCAAACGGGCTTTGATGGAATTGGCTGGAGACTCGGGCGTCGAGCAAGTGAGCGGCTCGGCTGCCGTGAAGTCCTCGCTCACACTTTCGAAAGACGGTCATTTTGCAGCTTGGATTGAAGGAGTTTCCGGAAGTCAGAATAGGATTATGGTTGCCAAGCGTACCGATGAAGGTCACCTTGAAATGGCAGACTTCACCGAGGCAACCGGCATCTCCGCGGAACGTGTTGCGCTTTTGCCGTCTGGAAATTCGCTTGTCGTCTATTCGACGCTTAAAACGGGCGATGATGCGGTGGAATCGACCGGCTTGTTCCTTATAGACGCAACGGTGCCGAATCCGTTGCCGGTTTTTATCGCGAAAGCCGGACCCGAATTTTCGATTGCGAGCGCACGTTAG
- a CDS encoding type III pantothenate kinase, protein MLVVTDIGNTHTVVGVYDGSDLLGTWRVVSATHRTSDEYAAYVLSLFALQKIDASEISDAIIGSVVPALTGVWEDVWKRATGVAAMVVGPGMKTGLDIQYENPREVGADRILNCVAGLAKFGAPLIAVDFGTATTLDVCLKPNVYLGGMIAPGVQLALDALTARAARLPNVSLRAPEQVVGRNTVDSILSGTFYGYVSLVDGLIRRAWNAIGTETGVVATGGLAEKVFQHSELIGHIEPHLTLDGLRLLYEMNN, encoded by the coding sequence ATGTTGGTAGTGACCGATATCGGCAACACACATACGGTTGTCGGCGTGTACGACGGGAGCGATCTTTTGGGTACCTGGCGCGTTGTCAGCGCCACCCATAGGACGTCGGACGAATATGCTGCTTATGTGCTTAGTTTATTTGCGCTTCAGAAAATTGACGCATCAGAGATTTCGGACGCGATAATCGGCTCGGTTGTTCCGGCGCTCACCGGCGTCTGGGAAGACGTTTGGAAAAGGGCTACGGGAGTCGCAGCGATGGTGGTAGGCCCGGGAATGAAAACCGGCTTGGATATCCAGTACGAAAATCCGCGGGAGGTCGGCGCGGACAGGATTTTAAATTGTGTGGCCGGTTTGGCCAAGTTCGGCGCACCCCTTATCGCCGTCGATTTCGGCACGGCGACTACGTTGGATGTTTGTCTTAAGCCGAATGTATATCTTGGCGGCATGATCGCTCCCGGAGTGCAGCTTGCGCTCGACGCGCTTACCGCGCGCGCGGCGCGGCTGCCGAATGTCAGTTTGCGCGCCCCGGAACAGGTCGTTGGCCGGAACACCGTGGATTCAATTTTGTCAGGAACCTTTTACGGTTACGTGTCTCTTGTGGACGGGCTTATAAGGCGCGCTTGGAACGCGATAGGAACGGAAACCGGAGTTGTTGCAACCGGCGGACTGGCCGAAAAGGTGTTTCAGCACAGCGAACTGATTGGTCACATCGAGCCGCATTTGACGCTGGATGGGCTTCGACTGCTGTACGAGATGAACAATTAA